One segment of Acidimicrobiales bacterium DNA contains the following:
- a CDS encoding enoyl-CoA hydratase/isomerase family protein, translating into MTYDPSQLETLTVEMDGHVAWVTLNRPEAYNAFTPTMQRELRATWQAFRRDDDVRAIVLTAAGEKSFCVGIDRNEGEFTALDDSAGLYGTSNNFMYDDPGDDLGPKACDLWKPVVCAVNGMAAGGAFYMLAEADVIVSAEHATFFDPHVTYGMAAVYEPIKMLQRMPLGEVLRMSLLGNHERMSAETAHRIGLVSEVCPSAQLHERAKWVADAIAAQPPMAVQATLRAIWAANDMGRLNAIAMAPAILTTGFDRAGMEAGADSFSSGKRIEPRTR; encoded by the coding sequence ATGACCTACGACCCGTCGCAGTTGGAGACCCTCACCGTCGAGATGGACGGCCATGTCGCCTGGGTCACCCTGAATCGGCCCGAGGCCTACAACGCGTTCACCCCCACCATGCAGCGGGAGCTGCGCGCGACCTGGCAGGCATTCCGCCGTGACGACGACGTCCGGGCCATCGTGCTCACTGCGGCGGGGGAGAAGTCGTTCTGTGTCGGCATCGATCGCAACGAGGGTGAGTTCACCGCCCTCGACGACAGCGCCGGGCTCTACGGCACGTCCAACAACTTCATGTACGACGACCCGGGCGACGACCTCGGACCCAAGGCCTGTGATCTCTGGAAGCCGGTGGTCTGCGCGGTCAACGGCATGGCCGCCGGCGGCGCGTTCTACATGCTGGCCGAAGCCGACGTGATCGTGTCGGCCGAGCACGCCACGTTCTTCGATCCCCATGTCACCTACGGGATGGCTGCGGTCTACGAGCCGATCAAGATGCTCCAGCGCATGCCGCTCGGCGAGGTGCTGCGGATGTCGCTGCTCGGCAACCACGAGCGCATGTCGGCCGAGACCGCGCACCGCATCGGGCTCGTGAGCGAGGTGTGCCCGTCGGCGCAGCTACACGAGCGGGCCAAGTGGGTTGCCGATGCCATCGCCGCCCAACCCCCGATGGCGGTGCAGGCCACGCTGCGGGCGATCTGGGCGGCCAACGACATGGGTCGACTCAACGCGATCGCGATGGCCCCGGCCATCCTCACCACGGGCTTCGATCGGGCCGGCATGGAAGCCGGCGCCGACTCGTTCTCGAGCGGCAAGCGGATCGAGCCCCGCACCCGCTGA
- the udk gene encoding uridine kinase, with translation MATLYGICGGSGAGKTTFALELTRRLGADRVSTVPFDAYYRDLAHMTMQERMQVNYDHPDSLDNELFAHHLAELRAGRPIEVPEYDFSTHTRNGNFLTIAARDIVIVEGILLFCFPGIHDLLDHAIFIDVPEDIRLERRVRRDVVERGRDADDVRRQFAQFVAPMHDLHVQPFRDRAHRIVSIDDDMRLVADEIAGGLLQA, from the coding sequence GTGGCAACGCTCTACGGGATCTGCGGCGGTTCGGGCGCCGGCAAGACGACGTTTGCGCTCGAGCTGACCCGCCGGCTGGGCGCCGATCGAGTCTCGACGGTGCCGTTCGATGCCTACTACCGCGATCTCGCCCACATGACGATGCAGGAGCGGATGCAGGTCAACTACGACCATCCGGACTCGCTCGACAACGAGCTCTTCGCGCACCATCTGGCCGAGCTGCGGGCGGGACGGCCGATCGAGGTACCCGAGTACGACTTCTCCACCCACACCCGCAACGGCAATTTCCTCACCATCGCAGCGCGAGACATCGTGATCGTCGAGGGAATCCTGCTCTTCTGCTTCCCGGGTATCCACGATCTGCTGGACCACGCGATCTTCATCGACGTGCCCGAGGACATCCGCCTCGAGCGACGGGTCCGCCGCGACGTCGTCGAACGCGGTCGGGATGCCGACGACGTCCGTCGCCAGTTCGCCCAGTTCGTGGCGCCGATGCACGACCTACACGTGCAGCCCTTCCGCGACCGCGCCCACCGCATCGTCTCGATCGACGACGACATGCGGCTCGTCGCCGACGAGATCGCCGGCGGCCTCCTCCAAGCCTGA
- a CDS encoding pyridoxal phosphate-dependent aminotransferase produces MSRIPAVRADIAPFYVMEVMRAAEIRIAEGREVLHLEVGQPSTGAPTAVTEAAHRALDDNALGYTTAAGIEPLRRRIARHYLDWYGVEVDADAVMLTVGASGGFVAAFMAAFDPGDRVVVPSPGYPCYRNALQLLGVDVVDLPTAMATRFQPTVEQLDALGPVDGLVLSSPSNPTGTMLDADRMAAITAWCRDHDVWFVSDEIYHGITFGESAPTALQFDPEAIVVNSFSKYFSMTGWRLGWLIAPPILRSALTRIGQNITIAAPTLSQLGAVAAFDAHDECEANVARYARNRRVLLDGLPTAGIDRLAPADGAFYIWARTDHLADDSQALCARWLDELGVAATPGIDFDPVDGHRFVRFSFAGRDVDVAEAVRRLRDWTP; encoded by the coding sequence ATGAGTCGCATCCCTGCCGTGCGAGCCGACATCGCGCCCTTCTATGTCATGGAGGTGATGCGAGCAGCCGAGATTCGCATCGCCGAGGGGCGCGAGGTGTTGCACCTCGAGGTGGGCCAGCCGTCGACCGGGGCACCCACGGCAGTGACCGAGGCCGCGCACCGGGCCCTCGACGACAACGCGCTCGGCTACACGACGGCTGCCGGCATCGAGCCATTGCGACGCCGGATCGCCCGGCACTATCTCGACTGGTACGGCGTCGAGGTGGATGCCGACGCGGTGATGCTCACGGTCGGCGCGTCGGGCGGGTTCGTCGCGGCGTTCATGGCCGCCTTCGACCCGGGCGACCGCGTGGTGGTGCCGTCACCGGGATACCCGTGCTACCGCAACGCGTTGCAGCTGCTCGGCGTCGATGTCGTCGACCTCCCCACGGCGATGGCGACGAGGTTCCAGCCGACGGTCGAACAGCTCGACGCGCTCGGCCCGGTCGACGGTCTCGTGCTGTCGTCCCCGTCGAATCCCACGGGCACGATGCTGGACGCCGACCGCATGGCCGCGATCACGGCCTGGTGCCGTGACCATGACGTGTGGTTCGTGTCCGACGAGATCTACCACGGCATCACCTTCGGCGAGTCCGCGCCGACCGCGTTGCAGTTCGATCCCGAGGCAATCGTGGTCAACAGCTTCTCCAAGTACTTCTCGATGACCGGCTGGCGTCTCGGTTGGTTGATCGCGCCGCCGATTCTGCGATCCGCGCTCACGCGGATCGGACAGAACATCACGATCGCCGCGCCGACGCTGTCCCAGCTCGGCGCGGTGGCGGCCTTCGATGCCCACGACGAGTGCGAGGCCAACGTCGCCCGCTACGCCCGCAACCGTCGAGTGCTTCTCGACGGTCTCCCGACGGCAGGGATCGATCGCCTCGCCCCGGCCGACGGCGCCTTCTACATCTGGGCCCGGACCGATCATCTGGCCGACGACTCTCAGGCACTCTGCGCCCGCTGGCTGGACGAGTTGGGCGTCGCGGCGACCCCTGGCATCGACTTCGATCCCGTCGATGGCCACCGCTTCGTGCGATTCTCTTTCGCCGGCCGCGACGTCGATGTGGCGGAAGCCGTTCGGCGCCTGAGAGATTGGACACCATGA